In one Brienomyrus brachyistius isolate T26 chromosome 7, BBRACH_0.4, whole genome shotgun sequence genomic region, the following are encoded:
- the LOC125746333 gene encoding skin secretory protein xP2-like isoform X9 produces the protein MVYGQACSLSLSPGLLSTVEQNAAQLALDEGANSTLAPDEGANSTPAPEEGANSTPAPEEGGNSTPAPEEGGNSTPAPEEGGNSTPAPEEGGNSTPAPEEGGNSTPAPEEGGNSTPAPEEGGNSTPAPEEGGNSTPAPEEGGNSTPAPEEGGNSTPAPEEGGNSTPAPEEGGNSTPAPEEGGNSTPAPEEGGNSTPAPEEGSNSLSAFQP, from the exons ATGGTG TATGGACAAGCctgttctctttctctctccccagGCCTCTTGAGTACTGTTGAACAGAATGCAGCCcagctagccctggacgagggcgccaactccacgctagccccggacgagggcgccaactccacgccaGCCCCGGaggagggcgccaactccacgccaGCCCCGGAGGAGGGCGGCAACTCCACGCCAGCCCCGGAGGAGGGCGGCAACTCCACGCCAGCCCCGGAGGAGGGCGGCAACTCCACGCCAGCCCCGGAGGAGGGCGGCAACTCCACGCCAGCCCCGGAGGAGGGCGGCAACTCCACGCCAGCCCCGGAGGAGGGCGGCAACTCCACGCCAGCCCCGGAGGAGGGCGGCAACTCCACGCCAGCCCCGGAGGAGGGCGGCAACTCCACGCCAGCCCCGGAGGAGGGCGGCAACTCCACGCCAGCCCCGGAGGAGGGCGGCAACTCCACGCCAGCCCCGGAGGAGGGCGGCAACTCCACGCCAGCCCCGGAGGAGGGCGGCAACTCCACGCCAGCCCCGGAGGAGGGCGGCAACTCCACGCCAGCCCCGGAGGAGGGCGGCAACTCCACGCCAGCCCCGGAGGAGGGCAGCAACTCGCTGTCGGCTTTTCAGCCTTAA
- the LOC125746333 gene encoding skin secretory protein xP2-like isoform X12, protein MVNAAQLALDEGANSTLAPDEGANSTPAPEEGANSTPAPEEGGNSTPAPEEGGNSTPAPEEGGNSTPAPEEGGNSTPAPEEGGNSTPAPEEGGNSTPAPEEGGNSTPAPEEGGNSTPAPEEGGNSTPAPEEGGNSTPAPEEGGNSTPAPEEGGNSTPAPEEGGNSTPAPEEGGNSTPAPEEGSNSLSAFQP, encoded by the exons ATGGTG AATGCAGCCcagctagccctggacgagggcgccaactccacgctagccccggacgagggcgccaactccacgccaGCCCCGGaggagggcgccaactccacgccaGCCCCGGAGGAGGGCGGCAACTCCACGCCAGCCCCGGAGGAGGGCGGCAACTCCACGCCAGCCCCGGAGGAGGGCGGCAACTCCACGCCAGCCCCGGAGGAGGGCGGCAACTCCACGCCAGCCCCGGAGGAGGGCGGCAACTCCACGCCAGCCCCGGAGGAGGGCGGCAACTCCACGCCAGCCCCGGAGGAGGGCGGCAACTCCACGCCAGCCCCGGAGGAGGGCGGCAACTCCACGCCAGCCCCGGAGGAGGGCGGCAACTCCACGCCAGCCCCGGAGGAGGGCGGCAACTCCACGCCAGCCCCGGAGGAGGGCGGCAACTCCACGCCAGCCCCGGAGGAGGGCGGCAACTCCACGCCAGCCCCGGAGGAGGGCGGCAACTCCACGCCAGCCCCGGAGGAGGGCGGCAACTCCACGCCAGCCCCGGAGGAGGGCAGCAACTCGCTGTCGGCTTTTCAGCCTTAA
- the LOC125746333 gene encoding skin secretory protein xP2-like isoform X5 — protein METVSVWVLFLLGLFFHGGLLSTVEQNAAQLALDEGANSTLAPDEGANSTPAPEEGANSTPAPEEGGNSTPAPEEGGNSTPAPEEGGNSTPAPEEGGNSTPAPEEGGNSTPAPEEGGNSTPAPEEGGNSTPAPEEGGNSTPAPEEGGNSTPAPEEGGNSTPAPEEGGNSTPAPEEGGNSTPAPEEGGNSTPAPEEGGNSTPAPEEGSNSLSAFQP, from the exons ATGGAAACGGTTTCAGTATGGGTTTTATTTCTTTTGGGGCTATTTTTTCATGGTG GCCTCTTGAGTACTGTTGAACAGAATGCAGCCcagctagccctggacgagggcgccaactccacgctagccccggacgagggcgccaactccacgccaGCCCCGGaggagggcgccaactccacgccaGCCCCGGAGGAGGGCGGCAACTCCACGCCAGCCCCGGAGGAGGGCGGCAACTCCACGCCAGCCCCGGAGGAGGGCGGCAACTCCACGCCAGCCCCGGAGGAGGGCGGCAACTCCACGCCAGCCCCGGAGGAGGGCGGCAACTCCACGCCAGCCCCGGAGGAGGGCGGCAACTCCACGCCAGCCCCGGAGGAGGGCGGCAACTCCACGCCAGCCCCGGAGGAGGGCGGCAACTCCACGCCAGCCCCGGAGGAGGGCGGCAACTCCACGCCAGCCCCGGAGGAGGGCGGCAACTCCACGCCAGCCCCGGAGGAGGGCGGCAACTCCACGCCAGCCCCGGAGGAGGGCGGCAACTCCACGCCAGCCCCGGAGGAGGGCGGCAACTCCACGCCAGCCCCGGAGGAGGGCGGCAACTCCACGCCAGCCCCGGAGGAGGGCAGCAACTCGCTGTCGGCTTTTCAGCCTTAA
- the LOC125746333 gene encoding skin secretory protein xP2-like isoform X6 — protein METVSVWVLFLLGLFFHGGLLSTVEQNAAQLALDEGANSTLAPDEGANSTPAPEEGANSTPAPEEGGNSTPAPEEGGNSTPAPEEGGNSTPAPEEGGNSTPAPEEGGNSTPAPEEGGNSTPAPEEGGNSTPAPEEGGNSTPAPEEGGNSTPAPEEGGNSTPAPEEGGNSTPAPEEGGNSTPAPEEGGNSTPAPEEGGNSTPAPEEGSNSLSAFQP, from the coding sequence GCCTCTTGAGTACTGTTGAACAGAATGCAGCCcagctagccctggacgagggcgccaactccacgctagccccggacgagggcgccaactccacgccaGCCCCGGaggagggcgccaactccacgccaGCCCCGGAGGAGGGCGGCAACTCCACGCCAGCCCCGGAGGAGGGCGGCAACTCCACGCCAGCCCCGGAGGAGGGCGGCAACTCCACGCCAGCCCCGGAGGAGGGCGGCAACTCCACGCCAGCCCCGGAGGAGGGCGGCAACTCCACGCCAGCCCCGGAGGAGGGCGGCAACTCCACGCCAGCCCCGGAGGAGGGCGGCAACTCCACGCCAGCCCCGGAGGAGGGCGGCAACTCCACGCCAGCCCCGGAGGAGGGCGGCAACTCCACGCCAGCCCCGGAGGAGGGCGGCAACTCCACGCCAGCCCCGGAGGAGGGCGGCAACTCCACGCCAGCCCCGGAGGAGGGCGGCAACTCCACGCCAGCCCCGGAGGAGGGCGGCAACTCCACGCCAGCCCCGGAGGAGGGCGGCAACTCCACGCCAGCCCCGGAGGAGGGCAGCAACTCGCTGTCGGCTTTTCAGCCTTAA
- the LOC125746333 gene encoding skin secretory protein xP2-like isoform X1: METVSVWVLFLLGLFFHGACSLSLSPGLLSTVEQNAAQLALDEGANSTLAPDEGANSTPAPEEGANSTPAPEEGGNSTPAPEEGGNSTPAPEEGGNSTPAPEEGGNSTPAPEEGGNSTPAPEEGGNSTPAPEEGGNSTPAPEEGGNSTPAPEEGGNSTPAPEEGGNSTPAPEEGGNSTPAPEEGGNSTPAPEEGGNSTPAPEEGGNSTPAPEEGSNSLSAFQP, encoded by the exons ATGGAAACGGTTTCAGTATGGGTTTTATTTCTTTTGGGGCTATTTTTTCATGGTG CctgttctctttctctctccccagGCCTCTTGAGTACTGTTGAACAGAATGCAGCCcagctagccctggacgagggcgccaactccacgctagccccggacgagggcgccaactccacgccaGCCCCGGaggagggcgccaactccacgccaGCCCCGGAGGAGGGCGGCAACTCCACGCCAGCCCCGGAGGAGGGCGGCAACTCCACGCCAGCCCCGGAGGAGGGCGGCAACTCCACGCCAGCCCCGGAGGAGGGCGGCAACTCCACGCCAGCCCCGGAGGAGGGCGGCAACTCCACGCCAGCCCCGGAGGAGGGCGGCAACTCCACGCCAGCCCCGGAGGAGGGCGGCAACTCCACGCCAGCCCCGGAGGAGGGCGGCAACTCCACGCCAGCCCCGGAGGAGGGCGGCAACTCCACGCCAGCCCCGGAGGAGGGCGGCAACTCCACGCCAGCCCCGGAGGAGGGCGGCAACTCCACGCCAGCCCCGGAGGAGGGCGGCAACTCCACGCCAGCCCCGGAGGAGGGCGGCAACTCCACGCCAGCCCCGGAGGAGGGCGGCAACTCCACGCCAGCCCCGGAGGAGGGCAGCAACTCGCTGTCGGCTTTTCAGCCTTAA